DNA sequence from the Thalassotalea sp. 273M-4 genome:
TAACTCGAAATAACGGTGACAAACCAGAGTTGTGGCCACTACCGAAAAATGTTGAAAAGTTTATTGGTAGCGACCCGAAAGAGCTTGAGCAAGTGTTTCAGTTAATCGAAAAATCAAACGGCTTACCGGTAGTGTTAGATTCTTTAGAAGCCCCTTAATAGCCCTACTGATAAATTTTTCCCAATAAAAAAGGCATTGAGAACAATGCCTTTTTTTTTACAAAATAACTAAATTATTTTTTATAAGAGCTTACCACGTTGTCTAAACGATCGTTGGCTCTATTCGCAGACTTCATTGCTTCTTCAGCCATCATTTTTGCTTCTTTTACATCTGCTGCAGTTTCTTCTTGCGCTGCGGCCATAGCATCATGTTCGCTTGAAAGACTGTCAACCTTTGAAGTTAATGCATCGACTTTACTGGAAAGGGCAGCAATGTCTTGCTCAAGACCTTCATGGCTTGCACAACCGGTTAATGCCAATGCCAAAACGGCGCCCGATAAAGTAAGTAGCTTTCTGTTCATCCTGTTACCCCTGGTTACATGAATTAAAAATTTCGTTGGTTAAAAACCAGTCAACTCCATTATGGCATATAATTGTAAAAAATCAGCTTTTTATTAAAAAAATAAAAGAAAAACAGCTAAAAACAATACGTTATCAGTAGAAAACTCAAAAAATCAAAAAAAACAAGAAATAAATCAACAACAAGCGACAGTTATTTAAGCAAGTGCAAACCCGTATCTTCTTTTACTTTTTCAATGACAATATAGGTATGGGTTTGAGAAATTCCCGGTAAGTCGACAAACTCCCCTAAAACCGCACGATAATTACTGATATCTTTAAACCGTAATTTAATTAAATAATCAAACCCGCCCGCAACCATATGGCATTCGACAACTTCTTTAATGTTGACGACCTTAGCGCGAAATAAGCTAAAAATATCGGACTGGGCACGATCTAAAGTCACCTGAATAAACGCCGACATGCCAACATTAAGCTTTTCCGCATCAAGCACGGCCCCATAGCGTTTAATGTAGCCCTCATTTTCTAACCTTTTTACCCTATCTAGGCATGGACTTGCGCTTAAATTAACATTTTTAGCAAGCTCGACATTAGAAATTCGACCTTTTTGTTGCAGGATTTCTAATATTTGTAAATCAATTTTATCAAGGTTGCGCATATTTTATTCACTTCAGGGTTTTATACTGA
Encoded proteins:
- a CDS encoding Lpp/OprI family alanine-zipper lipoprotein, with product MNRKLLTLSGAVLALALTGCASHEGLEQDIAALSSKVDALTSKVDSLSSEHDAMAAAQEETAADVKEAKMMAEEAMKSANRANDRLDNVVSSYKK
- a CDS encoding winged helix-turn-helix transcriptional regulator — its product is MRNLDKIDLQILEILQQKGRISNVELAKNVNLSASPCLDRVKRLENEGYIKRYGAVLDAEKLNVGMSAFIQVTLDRAQSDIFSLFRAKVVNIKEVVECHMVAGGFDYLIKLRFKDISNYRAVLGEFVDLPGISQTHTYIVIEKVKEDTGLHLLK